In Mus caroli chromosome 19, CAROLI_EIJ_v1.1, whole genome shotgun sequence, a genomic segment contains:
- the Mta2 gene encoding metastasis-associated protein MTA2 — MAANMYRVGDYVYFENSSSNPYLVRRIEELNKTANGNVEAKVVCLFRRRDISSSLNSLADSNAREFEEESKQPGVSEQQRHQLKHRELFLSRQFESLPATHIRGKCSVTLLNETDILNQYLDKEDCFFYSLVFDPVQKTLLADQGEIRVGCKFQAEIPDRLAEGESDNRNQQKMELKVWDPDNPLTDRQIDQFLVVARAVGTFARALDCSSSIRQPSLHMSAAAASRDITLFHAMDTLQRNDYDLAKAMSTLVPQGGPVLCRDEMEEWSASEAMLFEEALEKYGKDFNDIRQDFLPWKSLASIVQFYYMWKTTDRYIQQKRLKAAEADSKLKQVYIPTYTKPNPNQIISVGSKPGMNGAGFQKGLTCESCHTTQSAQWYAWGPPNMQCRLCASCWIYWKKYGGLKTPTQLEGAARGTTEPHSRGHLSRPEAQSLSPYTTSANRAKLLAKNRQTFLLQTTKLTRLARRMCRDLLQPRRAARRPYAPINANAIKAECSIRLPKAAKTPLKIHPLVRLPLATIVKDLVAQAPLKPKTPRGTKTPINRNQLTQNRGLGGIMVKRSYETMAGTGVPFSANGRPLASGIRSSSQPAAKRQKLNPADAPNPVVFVATKDTRALRKALTHLEMRRAARRPNLPLKVKPTLMTVRPPVPLPASSHPASTNEPIVLED; from the exons ATGGCGGCTAACATGTACCGGGTGGGAG ATTACGTCTATTTTGAGAACTCCTCCAGCAATCCTTACCTGGTTAGACGGATTGAGGAGCTCAATAAG ACTGCAAATGGAAATGTGGAAGCAAAGGTTGTCTGTCTTTTCCGGCGAAGGGATATTTCTAGTAGCCTCAACAGCTTGGCTGACAGTAATGCTC GGGAATTTGAGGAGGAATCAAAACAGCCAGGGGTCTCCGAGCAGCAGAGACATCAACTGAAGCACCGAGAGCTTTTTCTTTCTCGGCAGTTTGAATCATTACCAGCTACCCACATAAG gGGGAAGTGCAGCGTGACTCTCTTGAATGAGACAGACATCTTAAACCAGTATCTAGACAAGGAG gACTGCTTTTTTTACTCACTGGTGTTTGATCCTGTGCAGAAGACACTTCTGGCTGATCAAGGGGAGATCAGAGTTGGTTGCAAATTCCAAGCTGAGATCCCAGATCGTTTGGCAGAGG GAGAATCAGATAATCGAAACCAACAGAAGATGGAGTTAAAAGTCTGGGACCCAGACAACCCTCTTACAGACCGGCAGATTGATCAGTTTCTCGTGGTGGCCCG AGCTGTGGGAACCTTTGCGAGAGCCCTAGACTGCAGCAGCTCAATTCGGCAGCCAAGCTTGCACATGAGTGCAGCTGCTGCGTCACGAGATATCACTCTG TTCCATGCCATGGATACCTTGCAAAGGAATGACTATGACTTGGCCAAGGCTATGTCAACCCTAGTACCACAGGGAGGCCCGGTGCTCTGTCGGGATGAGATGGAGGAATGGTCTGCTTCTGAAGCCATGCTGTTTGAAGAGGCTCTGGAGAAGTATGGGAAGGATTTCAATGATATCCGCCAGGACTTT CTACCCTGGAAGTCACTTGCAAGCATAGTCCAGTTTTATTACATGTGGAAAACCACAGACCGGTATATTCAGCAG AAAAGATTGAAAGCTGCTGAAGCAGACAGCAAACTGAAACAGGTCTACATCCCCACTTA TACCAAGCCAAACCCTAACCAGATCATTTCTGTTGGTTCAAAACCTGGCATGAATGGGGCTGGATTCCAGAAAGGCCTGACTTGTGAGAGCtgccaca cCACACAGTCTGCCCAGTGGTATGCCTGGGGACCCCCTAACATGCAGTGCCGACTTTGTGCTTCCTGTTGGATTTATTGGAAGAAATACGGGGGACTGAAGACCCCTACCCAACTTGAAGGGGCTGCTCGGGGCACCACA GAGCCACACTCAAGAGGTCATTTATCCAGACCTGAAGCCCAAAGTCTCTCCCCCTATACAACCAGTGCTAACCGGGCCAAGTTGCTGGCTAAGAACAGGCAAACTTTCTTGCTCCAGACCACAAAGCTAACTCGTCTAGCCAGACGGATGTGCCGAGATCTATTACAGCCAAGGAGGGCTGCCCGAAGACCCTATGCACCTATCAATGCCAATGCCATCAAGGCAGAGT GCTCTATCCGACTTCCTAAGGCTGCCAAGACGCCACTGAAAATTCACCCTCTGGTGCGGCTGCCCTTGGCAACTATCGTCAAAGATCTGG TGGCTCAGGCACCTCTGAAACCAAAAACACCTCGGGGTACTAAGACACCAATCAACAGAAACCAGCTGACCCAGAATCGAGGCCTGGGGGGCATTATGGTGAAACGTTCCTATGAGACT ATGGCAGGGACAGGGGTCCCCTTCTCTGCCAATGGAAGGCCTCTGGCTTCAGGGATTCGTTCAAGCTCACAGCCAGCAGCCAAGCGTCAGAAACTAAACCCTGCTGATGCTCCCAATCCAGTGGTATTTGTGGCCACAAAGGATACCAG GGCTTTAAGGAAAGCTCTAACTCACCTGGAAATGCGCCGAGCGGCCCGAAGGCCCAACTTACCCCTGAAGGTGAAACCAACGCTGATGACAGTGCGGCCCCCAGTTCCTCTGCCCGCTTCTTCACATCCTGCCAGCACCAATGAGCCCATTGTCCTGGAGGATTGA